TACACTTGTCTTTTGATCTCCCAATCTTCTGTTACGTTTTCAATGATGATATCAGCCGGCTCCACATTGTGCGGCTCAGTCGTGAATTGAATGTTATCAAGCACATCTTCCAGTGACATGCTGAATTTTTCTTTACGCATCAGTTGAACAAGCCTGAATGTCTTTTTAATATTTTCCTCTGCGGCTTTCAGTTTTTCATCACTGATATCCAGCAAAATCACTTGATACCCATTCGCAGATAAATCAAGAGCCATATCGGCCCCCATGACGCCCCCTCCGATAACACCGGCAGTTCTGAAATCCATTTCACACCACTCCTGTCTGATTCAAAATATGATTGATTTTAGCTGTCACTTCTTCTGTCTTCTGATTAATGAAAAAATGATCTCCTTCAAATTCGTAAAATCTGCATGTCTGACCGGTGTACTGATTCCAATCAGATAAATCAAACAGCACTGACGGCAGATCACGTTTTCCGTAAAAAACCGAAATATCGCAGGATAAAGGAGCAACAGCTGTATTCCTGAATGTTTCCAGCAACTCAAAGTCAGCTCTTAAAATAGGAAGGAAAAAGTCAAGCATATGCTCATTTTTGCTGAATTCTTCGGGTACACCCCCCATCTCAATAATCGCTTGTTTTAAAGCGGAATCTGAAAGCTGATGAAGCACTTTCTTTTCCGGAATATGAGGCGGGAAACGCCCGGAAAAAAACATATGGATCGGCTGTTTATTTTCCATGGTTAATTTCTTTTGCAATTCGTATGCAAGCAGC
The Bacillus vallismortis genome window above contains:
- a CDS encoding thioesterase II family protein, whose product is MIKLFCLPYAGGSSTIFSGWKRYLDASVKLVALELPGHGTRMSEPLLSHAGSVTEDLFEQAKSHLDDSDYAIFGHSMGSLLAYELQKKLTMENKQPIHMFFSGRFPPHIPEKKVLHQLSDSALKQAIIEMGGVPEEFSKNEHMLDFFLPILRADFELLETFRNTAVAPLSCDISVFYGKRDLPSVLFDLSDWNQYTGQTCRFYEFEGDHFFINQKTEEVTAKINHILNQTGVV